Proteins from one Patescibacteria group bacterium genomic window:
- a CDS encoding cysteine desulfurase family protein, whose product MSNKKRIYLDSAATTSVDKKVLQAMIPYFTDDFGNASSIHSFGQDAEATILKSKDIISNFLNCDPSEIIFTSGASESNNTVLKGVFDDFNGHLITTMFEHPSVLEVAKYLSRRGVDVTFIKPEKNGIIDYNKVLDAIREDTKLVSIMYVNNEIGTIQPIAKIGKKINEINTNRKNKILFHTDAVQASYFLQMDVKRLYCDFLSMSSHKIYGPKGVGLLYVKKGIHLTPLIHGGHQENGQRAGTYNTPGIVGFAKAVEFILAKNHNIEISKITKLRDFMIKEVLKIKGVSLNGSLRDRLPNNANFLFKNVEGEALLLKLDLEGVACSTGSACASGSLSASHVLLSIGINPEDAHGSLRVSLNKNNTLSEIKIFITVLKKAVKDLRNFSPFK is encoded by the coding sequence ATGTCTAATAAAAAAAGAATATATTTAGATAGTGCAGCAACAACTTCTGTAGATAAAAAAGTTTTACAAGCCATGATTCCATATTTTACAGATGATTTTGGTAATGCTTCCTCAATTCATAGTTTTGGTCAAGATGCAGAGGCCACGATTTTGAAATCAAAAGATATTATATCTAATTTTTTAAATTGTGATCCAAGTGAAATAATTTTTACTTCGGGCGCATCAGAAAGTAACAATACAGTTCTAAAAGGTGTATTTGATGATTTTAATGGGCATCTTATAACTACTATGTTTGAACATCCAAGTGTGCTTGAAGTAGCTAAGTATTTATCAAGACGAGGAGTGGATGTAACATTTATAAAACCAGAAAAAAATGGAATCATTGATTACAATAAGGTATTAGATGCTATAAGAGAAGATACTAAGCTTGTGTCTATAATGTACGTGAATAATGAAATAGGTACAATACAACCAATTGCCAAAATTGGAAAAAAAATTAATGAAATAAATACTAATAGAAAAAATAAAATTTTGTTTCATACAGATGCTGTTCAAGCTTCTTATTTTTTGCAAATGGACGTAAAGAGATTGTATTGTGACTTTCTTTCGATGTCGTCTCATAAAATTTATGGACCAAAAGGCGTTGGACTTTTATATGTCAAAAAGGGGATTCATCTTACGCCACTTATTCACGGTGGGCATCAAGAAAATGGACAAAGAGCGGGTACGTATAATACTCCTGGTATTGTTGGTTTTGCGAAGGCGGTGGAATTTATATTAGCCAAAAATCATAATATAGAAATTTCAAAAATTACAAAACTTAGAGATTTTATGATAAAAGAAGTTTTGAAAATAAAAGGAGTTTCTTTGAATGGTTCTTTGAGAGATAGACTTCCAAACAATGCAAACTTTTTATTTAAAAATGTAGAAGGTGAAGCATTACTTTTGAAGTTAGATTTGGAAGGTGTAGCGTGTTCTACTGGTTCTGCTTGTGCTTCTGGATCACTTAGTGCTTCTCATGTACTTTTATCAATTGGAATAAATCCAGAGGATGCTCATGGATCACTTCGGGTAAGTTTAAATAAAAACAACACCTTGTCTGAAATAAAAATATTTATAACAGTTTTGAAAAAAGCAGTCAAAGATTTAAGAAATTTTTCACCTTTTAAATAA
- a CDS encoding NifU family protein produces the protein MNIKLDKKIEKIRKFLNSDGGDLKVLKYDEKKNILDIKLLGVCNHCPMAEMTIKGFIQEELEKDFPGIKIKRTK, from the coding sequence ATGAATATAAAATTAGATAAAAAAATAGAAAAAATAAGAAAATTTTTAAATTCTGATGGTGGGGATTTGAAAGTTTTGAAATATGATGAGAAAAAAAATATTTTGGACATAAAATTATTAGGTGTTTGTAATCATTGTCCAATGGCTGAAATGACTATAAAAGGTTTTATTCAGGAAGAATTGGAAAAAGATTTTCCTGGGATAAAAATAAAAAGAACAAAATAA